A segment of the Gossypium hirsutum isolate 1008001.06 chromosome D10, Gossypium_hirsutum_v2.1, whole genome shotgun sequence genome:
AtagagtttagttcataatgagTTGAGAAAACAACACAAAAGAGATTTACAATGAACTTGCactgataaaaataaaaagaaataatctagagagaaaatagttaaaaaatttatGTTGAGTTCTTCGAATccctttttcatattttctttacatGCTTGAAGTTTACCTTGGTATGAGAGTTTTTCTTTAGCCTCTAAGCAATTTCTTCgctcttttctcctttctttctcttaAATTTAGTTACCATTatttttaggggtttttttttcttgtgtAGCTTCATTGAACATGAAATTTGCGTTGGAGCAGACTACTTGCTATGATAATTtctgaattgaaaaaaaatgctCCACCACATTGAATTAGATCTAGTGGAGCAAAAGACTTCTCTTCTTCATTCGATACctaagagaagaaagaaaaatggtaAGGAAACCCAAACTATctctaaaattgataaaaattgaaaaaaattaatccaagaaatataaaatgtaataaaaactaaCCTCAATGCTAAAATTATCTCTTAAAATACTATGAAAATTATactaaaataactctaaatatgAGAATTATCACACCCTAAACTTAGATTTTTGCTAGTCCCTAGCaaaagacaaagaaaaaaatatttaaccaaatcaaaattaaatttattagttttCGATGTTTAGAAATTGCCTTAGTATCTCAAATCAAAATCCAGTTAAACAATCTCTAAACCCTAAGGTACTCCCTACAATCAATGCCAAGTATATGTGTGTGTGAATATTTTAAATCTAGCAATTAGATTAGATAAAATCAACGTGAGGTAAAACATCATTGAAAAAGTCTCATATGTGTGTGCAAATGGGTAAAGGATGACCAACCAACAGCTCAAGATGATGAAGATGTTGAGGGCAGTCACGATGAGGTTCCAGCTCCTCCTCCTACTCATTCAGTTGGCTCCTCTCAAGTTGCTCCTATTTCAGACGAGCTAAGTAACGTGCTTCTTGGTGCGATTAACTCTTTGGGAGATGAATTCTGAGGTTGTCGAGTAGAGGTCCACGATGCGTTTCATAGTATGGGGTCTAGGATGTCTATTTTGGAGGATCAAGTGgctcaatttttgacaaaatttcCTCCACCTCCTCCACCTCAAGAGGATTAGGATAGGCTTTGCAtattcatacattttattttatcttgTTTCCTATGACTTTGTCATCTTAAGCTAAatgtttattttggtatattGAGATACTTTGATGTTTACTCTTATGTTAGTTCCTATGTCTCGTTTGCGTCATCTTATTGAACTAATCGTTTCTCTCTTAAgctttattagttttattttaatataacaaaaagggaaaaagagaaaggcaaatttaattttttaatgattcatATTATGCATAtgccaaatttaaatttaatgaccaaattttttgaatttttcaaaatGTCTTTAACTGACCAATTTATAAATGAATGCCAAAATTTTGATAATGAAAAACAAATTTTTCTAAGGCctaaattgaaaatgatttttagaaAGGGGGAGAAAATTTATTCAAGACTAAATTTATCAAAATGTTTTGTTATATGAAAAAGGGGAGATTGTTGAACCAAGCTTTACTTggcaaataattttaatatatcaaatattatattttgaataaaaactattttaaacGTAACTTGGCAAAAGTTCCATTTAAAATGACATCTAAAAAGAAAAATGGTTGAAACtcatacttaaaaaatattttaaggtcAAGTTGTTAAACAAACCTTTAAACATTCTACAAATATGTTTAAAACTATTCCAGGCCAAAAAGTATCTATACTTTTTTGTCAATTATCGATACATTTAAATGAGTGTCGATAGATTCATAAATTTATTGATACATTTTTCGGTATTGATACGAAAATGACATTCTTTTTTCTAAAATGTTTACCAAGTATTGATtcggtatcgataccttttgtttagtattgataaatttatttaagtaTCGATAGTAGCACACCTTTATCAATACACTTTTTAATATCAAAACTAAATTGGCATTTTGACTTCCAAAGGATTCATTCAGTATCAATacggtatcgataccttttgtttAGTATCGATAAAATTATTTTGGTATCGATCAAAATGCTTCCAATAGTCACTAAACTAGGCATTAAATGTTATTGGTATTGATACTCGTAAAATAATGTCGATACTTATTATTGCAGGTAAAATTAATACATTGGTATTTTCATCCAAACGGCTCTATTCAATATCCCAACAATCACAACGGTTGGAAACCAATTAGAATGTATAAATACCAACTTCTAAAGGACCTACAACAACAACAGAGATTATTaaagcttaaagatcaatcaaacaacctttgtgCTCAATTTTTCCATACTTTTCTTACATACATTTATAAGCTTCATTATTATTCTATCAACTTAGGTGTGTTTCTTTGCAAGTGTGCTTAATTGGCAACACTTTGATCTTGTAAGAGTTATTTCttgtttgcttatttgtttctctttgagAGAGTTTGAGTCTTAATATTAGTGTAGAAATCTTAACCGAGTCGTAAAGTTAAACCTTTtgatcaaattagtaaatttagaaaaatcattaGTTGTGGAAACCTAAGGTAgcggagtaggcaattggggtcgaACCACTCTAAATCATTGTGTCAATTGTTTTCATATTCTTTTATTACTTCCGCCAAATTTTTAaaaggccaattcaccccctTCTTGGCTATTTCGATTGAGTTTTCGATCCATTATCGAGCTAACATTATTGAATCGATGAGTGGCTAAGTCCTTTAAGGAGATTAACAAGCGGATGTGAGAGTAATAAATGGAAGAATGAGGGTTTCCCATGcgaattagttggtataaatttatgtatgcttaaaccctaggattgacaaccctaggaagtaatctaggttaaacgaggtcgagagataagtttgCCGAGTAAATCGTGATTTATCCCAGTCAAGAAAGTGAAGTTGAGAGATAAGTGAAtattagttgattaattaattagtaaaggCCGAGAGGTAATAGTGGTTAGTTAATAACTAATAAAACTCGAATCCAGGAGTTAATTGCAACCACTGAAGCGAATTAATCTTCTACTGATTATTTGAGAGTTTTTTTGTTTGTCAACTTCTTTTtagttgtttaaattttattttatgaccTTAATAGTTAGCATTAATCATCGTAGtataaattttagtgattattgtTTAGATTTGCTACTACAAGacaattttttagatttaatctaGCTTCTCTTGGATACGATCCTCGAAATGTTTATCGGTGTTTCGTTGTAAcacaaaactatattacaatttgacatatTCGCTTGCAGATACCACACtttaattgtatattttatttgcaCGATTTTTACTCTAAAAGTTCGCACGTTTGGATGAGATCAATTATGCGTATTATATATATCTGTATAAttttttcttcactaaaaatttcGTTTCCCACATTGTTTTTATAGTAGGTTTTAATATATAGAGTCCATCAAAATCAATATAAATGTAGTGTACTTTAGTATTCTAATATTTATTAGAACTAaagttttatattatatataattcgtatctctataaatataaaatttagaaaaatatgaaaaaaaattgttattaatCAATAAAATACAAATTCTGTTATACTATATTTTTTCATTCTCTCTATTCTAACAAATTAAAGATAAACCTTCTAACCCAATTAAAGATAAACCTTCTAacccaattttaaattattttgttatagTTTTGGGATTTACTTAATTGACCCGATCCGACAACTATTTCTGATCTCCCAGTAAGCGTGAAATAATGAAACTCAGCGGGACTTCTCGGGCTGGAAGCCAAAGCCAATGTCTGCAACTCACAGCCAGCACGTGCTTCGCTTGGTCCTCTCATGCCGCAGCATCAAGGCCCTCGTCACTCAGCCGGGGACATCCTACATCGTCGCCATGGCCTCCTCCACCGAGCAAGAATTCCTCATCCAATACCGATCCAAGCTCGACCAATTCCCCCGCTCCCGCCGCTTCTGGGACTCCAAAGTCGCTTCCAAAGTCGGTGAGAAGCTCGGCTTCCGCTTGAAGGAAATCGGCATCAGCAACATCGCCATCGATGTcgatgaagagatctctagaccTATTGACCGCCGTAGATTGGTTTTGCCGGTCTTTGATTCTTTACGCCGAGCCGGTGTGGAGATCGATGGTGCCGAAAGATTGAGCCAAATTGGCCATAACCAGGGTTAGTCTTTCATTTCTCAATCATTTTTGCCCTATTTTCTGTAGTAAAAGATTTGTTTTTACTGGTGCTTTTATTTACAGAGATTAGGCTTCTGAATAAAATTTAGAGTGATTCAAGTCTGTTGCTTTTTGAAACCCAACTCTGGTAGCTTCTTTTCTATATTGGCATATTGCTTGTAGCAAATTTTGAAACCAAACAATTGTaagtttagcatttttatccatTTCCGATATATGTATTTATCATTGAACAAAATCTGCAAGTAAAACTTGTAAAATTCATCTTTGAAGAGATATATGAATATGCTATTTAGTTAAATGTTCTGGTTAAACTTTCTTCCAAATTTACTTTTGCATTAAAATGTCTGAGTAAAGATTAGAATTCAGctttgaattgatatatatcATATATGAACATACCATTGAGCTGAAAGTTCGAGTGAAACTTGCTCcatagtttattttgaattatatatttaaatgtcCGAGAAATGCTTGCAGAATTCATCTTTGAATAGGATATATGAACATATGGTTGAGCTAAATGTTCGGGTGAAGcttgcttaatattttatttaagctTGCAGAAATTCTTCCTTGATTAGATGTGAACATAATATTGAGCTGAATGTTCCGGATGAAACttgcttaatttatttttaaactaaatGTTCAAGTAAAGCTTGCAGAATCCATCTTTGAATAGAGATATATGAACATACTATTGAGTTCATTGCTTGGGTAAAACTTGCACTTAATTTTCTATTGAATTGAATGTCCGAGTAAAGCTTGTAGAAATCACTTTTGTACTGAAAGTTCGGGTGAAACTTGCTCCATAGTTTATTTTTGAATTACATATTTAAATGTCCGAGAAAAGCTTGCCAAGTTCATCTTTGAATACGATATATGAATATATAGTGGAGCTAAATGTTCAGGTGAAGcttgcttaatattttatttaagctTGCAGAAATTATTCCTTGAATAGAGACGTGAACATACTATTGAGCTGAATGTTCCGGAtgaaacttaatttatttttaaactaaatGTTCAAGTAAAGCTTGCAGAATCCATCTCTGAATAGAGATATATGATCATACTATTGAGCGGAATGTCCGGGTGAAACCTGCTCAATAGTTTACTGTTCAGCTAAATAATGTTTGTAGAATTCATCTTTGAATAGAGATATATGAACATACTATTCAGCTTAATCTTTTGTGAAGCTTGCCCATAATTTACCATTGAATTAATTGTTCAGGTAAAGCTTGTAAAATTCATCTTTAAATAAAGGTGAATGCACATACTATTGACCTAAATGCTCGCTCCATAATTTACTATTGAACTAAATTTCTGAGTATAGCTTGTAGAATTCATTTTTGATTTGGGACATATGAACATAAATTGAGCTAAATGTTCAGGTTAAACTTGCTCCATAATTTGGTACTGAACTTAATGTCcatgtaaagtttgtaaaattcaTCTTTGGATAGATATACATGAATATACTATTGAGCTAAATGTTCAGGTGAAACGAGCTCCACAATTATCCATTGAACTAAATATCCAGGTAAAGCTTGTAGAATTCATCTTTGAACAAAGGTATGTGTAGTTGCTATATGTCTGGCTTAAAGCTTTCTTGAGCAAGCAAGGCTGAagctaatgacatgtcattaaaaTTGTTTATGACCCACTGAAACTCAATGCTAATTCTAGTTCCCAGCTCTTATACAAATTAGAGAAGAATTTGAGTTTTTATTAGATTCTGACACATCCACATATGTTATggggtgaaaaagaaaaataatttgtaaaagtaaAATGAAGGTACCCACTGCCCAGTGCACAAGAAGCTACTTGATGAGTTGATGACTAGttcttttttaaagaaaaacattGAGAAAAGATAATTACAAGACATAAAAATATCTTTtcttgcatatttttaattttttattgctattttttttgaactttataagtaatttagtgtTACTTAGACTCATAACACAAATTCAGTAAATTTTAAGAATGGTATAGATATACAAACTTGTTTGGAAAGAGACAAGAGAAGCATACGGTGCAAAATgcaaacaaattttattttggttatagATTATACACACTCTCCTATAGGCTCCAGCTACTGCCGAAAAGCCTGTACGAGAGTAGAAATGTCAAAAATGGACTGTTGTTGGCCACTCAAGTAGTTACTGAGTGCTTTTAGTGTTGGTCATAAAGGATTTTAAGTTTGGGTGGCTAATGCTTAATGACTGACCTACTATCAGCAATGCTAAACCTTTGCAATCCTCGGTAGGATTGGAATCAGAGAACCGGGTCTTTCTAGCAGGTAGTTATTATAGTCGACAGTCTTAGGGGTTTTGCATGCGTGCCTTTATGAAACACTTTGAGCCTAGTTACTTAATACTATTTATAGTAATAACATTCTATTAATTGCAATTACTGCCAGGGTGAAAATATTACTATATATAGTAACTTTAAGGAATGCCCTGAGGGTACTCCTCAAAACTCTCTGTGTTTATCCACAAGATATTAATTCCTCTAACTTTTTACAAGGCTTGCTTTATAGTCTCCTATTTCTTTTAGAAGGAAATCCTTCGACTCTAGTTGGAGTGGAATTAAGACAGAGACGAAACTATCATTATTTTGAGCGAGTACGATTAGATTAAAACTTGACATGCAATGTTGATAAAACGGAAAACTATATGCGCCAAGATTTTGCTTTATAGAGggagaaattgaaagaaaagataattttcttccttttcatttcttcatggagttcaaaaatgaaattatttgaaaatgttaaatttatttatttatcattttataaatttgtttttatgcattagaataaaaaatagagatctttctattttttttcttatcaaacttactcaaaatttattttctttctattttttcgCTCAACCAAATCTTGGTACCATCTCAAAGAAAAACATAGCGTGTTTGGGTTGGTGGCAGCAGAACTAGTGCCTGGTTCAAAATGAATTTGTGGAacttagaaaaatcaagaaagtTGGAGAATTTCCACATTGTACAAGTTGATCAATAAATGGCGCCTTTAATACTTTGAGTTGGAGCTTACTACAGCTGACATGTATTTTCTGTGCCATAATCGTATTTAAGATGCTATTATAAATTTTGACACTTTTTTGTACGTGATCATGTGTTTTTTCATGTCATGTTGGGGGTCTCGATATGAGCCTTAAGAACTAATTTTGACTGCATGCCTTGGATGATGTggattataatatatttaacacaTTCGGCCAAATCAGAAGAATGAAATGATACACATTTATTTAGGATTTTTGGGAAGAATGATTGCATTTGAACCATAAAACTGAAAACTCTGGCACAAGTTATTAATTTGCCCAATCCCAAACTCAACAGTTTCCAATTGGCTCCAGCTGGTCTAATACAAAAACCAAGCTGTGATGTCACTTTTAGCTAATAATCCATCTCTGCCCAATTCAGCAGGGCTGCCTGCCAGAACCTAACATAACAATTATAGTCACAGCTCATAGCTTGGCTtatattactatttaattaattaaatttattcagAATTCAGATACTTCtacctaataaaaataaataaaaatcctaTTAAAAATGTCACAAATGAAACAACTGGATTATATGTAtgtctttttcatttattcaaaatgtcacactgCTACTTAACTACAACAATAAATCAAACCTTAGCTTTCAACTTGAAAAAAGAAACCACAAGGAATCTTCCTTCCTATCAATAAATAGTGCTAAACATAACGAAGGTAAAGAAGCTATTACCAAAGTTGCTATTCTTTTACCACCAATAATTACAAAATGATTTTCCTCCTTTCTTTTGTTGTAATTGGGTATACACTGTCAGCAATAATTAATTCACTTGTCACGAGTGTTCTTCGAAAAGGTAAACAATTGACTATGAAATACGTTTTATTTCCATGATCACAAATCAAACCCTCGATCACGGTATTAAAAGATGAAGCAACTAATCACCACACTACACCTCGTGGAGTGTTCTTTGAATGTCCTAATATAGATTTCTTTGAGAAGAATGGGTTAAATATATCATTCGCTTGATAGAGATATTGGACCTACAAAACAAATGGAGAGTTGTGAAGGTGTTAGAGCTTGTACTTCAAGATGCTCTCTACTGCTTAAGTTAAATAAGGGAAGATGATGGTT
Coding sequences within it:
- the LOC107914662 gene encoding uncharacterized protein isoform X1 is translated as MSATHSQHVLRLVLSCRSIKALVTQPGTSYIVAMASSTEQEFLIQYRSKLDQFPRSRRFWDSKVASKVGEKLGFRLKEIGISNIAIDVDEEISRPIDRRRLVLPVFDSLRRAGVEIDGAERLSQIGHNQEKHSVFGLVAAELVPGSK
- the LOC107914662 gene encoding uncharacterized protein isoform X2, producing the protein MSATHSQHVLRLVLSCRSIKALVTQPGTSYIVAMASSTEQEFLIQYRSKLDQFPRSRRFWDSKVASKVGEKLGFRLKEIGISNIAIDVDEEISRPIDRRRLVLPVFDSLRRAGVEIDGAERLSQIGHNQEIRLLNKI